Proteins encoded by one window of Rhineura floridana isolate rRhiFlo1 chromosome 9, rRhiFlo1.hap2, whole genome shotgun sequence:
- the LOC133363699 gene encoding CD209 antigen-like protein C, with amino-acid sequence MAPKGKPAADKKKAEPPPPPPPPPPPPPPPDYQMITEPKHHLEDPLIRLRTTMATSLRRPKLNYENAIKVSQHVTTLPEKLEGAQKDYAERKKKYQSFFRQPPPKKGTSSRSAGNWETFGGSLYYISKGKKTWYDAENFCMSRDAHLASILSDEEQNYITSQLSHPAWIGLTDETEEGNWEWTDGSRLIKQYWSDGKPTRSERHGEVEHDCTSIMPSSKGYNWKDAYCHELHRWVCKEILDVKEP; translated from the exons ATGGCTCCCAAGGGAAAACCTGCAGCTGACAAGAAGAAGGCAGAACCTCCACcaccaccgccgccgccgccgccgccgccacccccTCCAG ATTATCAGATGATCACTGAACCAAAACATCATCTTGAAGACCCACTGATCAGGCTCCGGACCACAATGGCCACCTCGCTCAGACGTCCTAAACTCAATTATGAAAATG CCATAAAGGTATCACAGCATGTAACGACACTGCCGGAAAAGTTAGAAGGAGCTCAAAAGGACTATGCGGAGCGGAAAAAAAAGTACC AATCTTTCTTCAGACAGCCTCCTCCTAAGAAAGGTACATCTTCCAGATCTGCTGGCAACTGGGAAACTTTTGGGGGGAGTCTCTACTACATTTCGAAAGGGAAAAAGACCTGGTACGATGCTGAGAACTTCTGCATGTCCAGAGATGCCCACTTGGCCTCCATCCTAAGTGACGAAGAACAG AACTACATCACCTCTCAGCTCAGTCATCCTGCCTGGATTGGCCTTACAGATGAAACTGAGGAAGGCAATTGGGAATGGACAGATGGCTCCAGATTAATAAAACA GTATTGGTCTGATGGTAAGCCCACCCGCTCAGAACGCCACGGAGAAGTGGAGCATGACTGCACCTCCATCATGCCTTCATCTAAAGGATATAATTGGAAAGATGCCTACTGCCATGAACTTCACAGATGGGTTTGTAAAGAGATCCTAGATGTCAAAGAACCATAA